AGTGTTAATTAATCAACGAGACCACTAAACAAGAGGAGTTAACAGTGGACTGTACTAGTGGGTAGTAGTAGAAGTACTTGCTTAAGCTCCTCTTCTTCCCTTgactcctcttctcctctctttctctctcctttcccctctctctctctctctatttagTTCTTTTGCCCCCATGTCAGCTGCAGTCTGGGGGAATCTGAGGCTGCTGCTCACCTGAGAGACTGAAAGGaggcagaagcagcagcagcatcagcatcagcagcagagCAGATAGCTgagctgcagagggggaggagagaagaTAGTAGTGGTAGTAGTAGCTGAGCTGTGTCAAGATTGCCCTTCAAATTCATCATCTTTTGCTCTTGTGAGAAAAGGTGAGTAGTGGTTTCTGGGTTGCGTCTCCCTTTTTCTGCAAGATTTCTGAGCCAAAATTCTCTCTTTTGCTCGCTTTGttcccttttctttcttttctttttttcccttcttcctcctttctGCTCTGCTGGTTGGTTGGTTCTTTCTCCTCCCCCAGCCTTTTTCAGCTATGAGCTCTGattgatgatgacgatgatggcggCTGTGCAGCTGAAAAGCTTCTTCACCTTGTggtagtggtaaaagctgtggGAAATTTCATCCATAAAGATCGCCGTGGCGCTCGAATTCCGCTGAATTTTGTTTGTGCTCGAGCTGATCGGTGGAGGTGAAAGATTTTTGCGTCGAAGAGATGATAACTTTCGTGGATTCCGCGGCGaaggagcgggagcgggagagTGACAAGTGCTTGGACCCGCAGCTGTGGCACGCCTGCGCCGGCGGCATGGTCCAGATGCCGCCGGTGAGCTCCAAGGTGTACTACTTCCCGCAAGGCCACGCCGAGCACGCGCAGGGGCATGGCCCCGTCGAGTTCCCGGGCGGGCGCGTCCCGGCGCTCGTGCTCTGCCGCGTCGCGGGCGTCAGGTTCATGGCCGATCCGGACACCGACGAGGTGTTCGCCAAGATCCGCCTCGTCCCCGTCCGCGCCAACGAGCAGGGCTACGCCGGTGACGCCGACGACGGCattggcgccgccgcggccgcggcggcgcaggaggagaAGCCCGCGTCGTTCGCCAAGACGCTCACGCAGTCCGACGCCAACAACGGCGGGGGGTTCTCCGTGCCGCGCTACTGCGCCGAGACCATCTTCCCGCGTCTCGACTACTCCGCCGATCCCCCCGTCCAGACCGTCCTCGCCAAGGACGTCCATGGCGTGGTCTGGAAGTTCCGCCACATCTACCGCGGCACGCCGAGGCGCCACCTCCTCACCACGGGGTGGAGCACCTTCGTGAACCAGAagaagctcgtcgccggcgactccATCGTGTTCATGCGCACCGAGAACGGGGATCTCTGCGTCGGCATCCGCCGCGCCAAGAAAGGGGGCGTGGGAGGCCCGGAgttcctgccgccgccgccgccgccgccgccgacacctgCCGCCGGCGGCAATTACGGCGGGTTCTCCATGTTCCTgaggggcgacgacgacggcaacaagatggcggcggcggccaggggcAAGGTCAGAGCCCGTGTCCGGCCAGAGGAGGTCGTCGAGGCGGCCAATCTCGCCGTGAGCGGGCAACCATTCGAGGTCGTCTACTACCCGAGGGCGAGCACGCCGGAGTTCTGCGTGAAGGCCGGGGCGGTCAGAGCGGCGATGCGGACGCAGTGGTTCGCCGGCATGAGGTTCAAGATGGCATTCGAGACGGAGGACTCATCAAGGATCAGCTGGTTCATGGGCACTGTATCGGCCGTGCAGGTTGCTGACCCCATTAGATGGCCTAATTCACCATGGAGGCTTCTTCAGGTACAATCCAGTTCTGAATTCTCTGTCTCAAAGTGCACTGTCCTATGAAGGACTACTGCAACTGCAAACAAAATGTTCCAGTAGCATTATTGGTATTCAGGATCGTGTCCATGGTTTGTTGCTTGCATTGATGTTTTGGGAATGGCTTTTGCAGGTTTCATGGGATGAACCGGACTTGTTACAGAATGTGAAGAGGGTGAGCCCATGGTTGGTTGAGCTTGTGTCAAACATGCCGGCCATCCACCTTGCTCCATTCTCGCCTCCACGGAAGAAGCTTTGCGTGCCGTTGTACCCCGAGCTTCCCATCGACGGCCAATTTCCGACACCGATGTTCCATGGAAACCCGCTCGCCCGTGGGGTTGGTCCTATGTGCTATTTCCCGGATGGCACTCCTGCAGGCATACAGGGAGCCAGGCATGCTCAATTTGGTATATCTTTATCAGATCTCCACCTTAACAAACTGCAGTCGAGTCTATCGCCCCACGGCCTTCACCAGCTTGATCACGGCATGCAGCCGAGGATCGCCGCTGGTCTAATTATCGGTCATCCGGCTGCTCGGGATGATATCTCATGCTTGTTGACCATTGGTAGCCCCCAGAACAACAAGAAATCAGATGGCAAGAAGGCGCCAGCCCAGCTGATGCTTTTCGGAAAACCCATACTCACAGAGCAGCAGATATCCTTGGGTGATGCTGCTTCGGTGGATGTTAAGAAGAGCTCTTCTGATGGTAATGCTGAAAATACGGTGAATAAGAGTAACTCCGATGTTTCAAGCCCGAGAAGTAATCAGAATGGCACCACAGATAATTTGTCATGTGGAGGAGTTCCATTGTGCCAAGACAACAAGGTACTTGATGTTGGGCTGGAAACAGGGCACTGCAAGGTATTCATGCAGTCGGAGGATGTCGGGCGCACACTTGATCTCTCTGTTGTTGGTTCATATGAGGAATTATACCGGCGGCTTGCTGACATGTTCGGCATCGAGAAAGCTGAGCTGATGAGTCATGTTTTCTACCGTGATGCGGCTGGGGCACTCAAGCACACTGGAGATGAACCTTTCAGGTCAGTCCAGTTTTAGATTATTGTTATAGTTTGTTCAAGCAGAATACTTCCTGTTTTATGAATTGGTTAGTTATTTAGTCATGTCCACTCATCAAATAGAAGGCCGTTTATCCTATTTTCTCGGGTTTTATGCTGTAAACAAATCATTAATGCGCTGGTACTTACTTCAAATTTTCCCTAGGGTCATCTGATAAGATGCATATGGTAACCTTTATAACTCCATTTAAATTGGCTAATGGCTATCATTTTAAGAACATTGAAATGTCCACATTGTCGTAGTTGTGATATTTCTAGGCTTTTAAGTGGTATATTTAAGTTAGCTTAACTTGAAGCACCCAAACTCTAGGTCTTCTTGCCTTGGAAGCATCCATATGGTACATTGACTTTAGAGGAGTTCCAAGCTGGGACACCAAAACACCTTCTATCCATTATGTCCAAGAAACCATCGTTCTCAATTCGTGTTTGCTACAGTTCTTTCTTCCTTGTGTACCGAACATAATACTTGATGGACTAAAGTACCTGTTCTGAATTTGCAGCGAGTTCACGAAGACGGCGCGTAGGCTGAATATACTAACAGATACAAGCGGCGATAACTTAGCGAGGTAGGGTAAATTAAAGCTATTCTCAATTGTACAGCTGGTGGAGCACGGTGGCAATTTTGAAGGCAAAAATTGCCGGTTTCCTAGTACTGGTGCAATTTCAAGGAGGCAATTCAGTTTTCTTTAATTAGAGCTCCCAGAATGGGATTGACTGTAATCCGGTACCCATATTTATCGGCAGATTTACCAGACTGGATCTATCCTACTGTCATGTAAACCGATCATATTGCATTTGATCGTTGGTGTGTACTCGGCCATGAACCGTTACTAAACGAATGCGATTACGGGAATTTTTGCGCGCAAATGCGTTGAAttgtctgaaaaaaaaaactacatctGCATGCTCTGTTTGTAGTACTTCATCATACCAAAGAATCGAAGAAGTGGAGTCAGAATGGCCCAAAATTTGTGTGTGTCACTGAATTTGGAATTGAAATTTTGCAAGATTGTACTATATGACAGCACGCTCTGCATTTtgtactctctctttttttccctgaaTATTTCGTGGAACGGCACCATGATGCATTGATGCTACCGTTACCGTAGCACCTGGTATTTCCCCTGCTTTGGTTTATAGCCATCGAAATTCATTCACACGGTCGCACGCTTCCAACTCACATCACAATCTGAAACACCGGGCGCAAGTTTCTGTAGGAAAAATCTGTAGCAAGACGGATCGCAAATGTCTTGTTCTGTCGTGTGTTCTGTTGCCTTGCCTACATGCTGCAGTGACTGACCGACCAGCAGGCCGTCCGACGGCGACGTCCACTGCAGCTACACTTACCATGATGCCATCCGTGGACGGCACCTTCTCTTCTCCCCTCAGGTTGTACTGTCAAAGTTGCAACAGCCAGTAGCCACATATTGGCAAAAATATACAAGTGTATTATTTATCAGATAATAATCTTTTCAATTATACGGAGGACACACACGCACGTAAATGAGCCCCCTCTTGTACACATGTTAAAATGACGAAAACCAAAGCCAGAAGTGAATTCAAAACCATACTATAATCCTACCGAAATTATATGCTCGTGTGTAATATTTACGAGCACTAcgatttaaaattttgtttacTAAACTCATGAACTACCTccattccattaaaaaaaacttatttttcagtttttggatACAATGTTTGACtctttgtcttattaaaaaaattatgatcaatatttttattgttttttagtatatttttattgttattagatgataaaacatgaatattactttatatgtgactaatttttttttattttttcgtaatttttttaaataagacggacgatcaaacttTAGATACAGAAAGCTAAAAaagaacttattttgggacggatgtagtatatCTATTACTCCATCAAATTTTATCGCTGCTGCTTTTTCTAGGGTTTAGCTAATGATTTTTGATATACGGAAAACTCAATACGGTATCGGAGCGAAATGGTCTCGGAGACGTGATGTAGCTGCACGCGTACTGGCGCTGTACCTGTACGTAGCCGTCCGATCCGATCCTCTCCGTTTTGACGTTGTGCATTTCGTAGCAGCAGTCAATCAGGCGGCCGTGGCGAGCACGTACTGGAACTACCCCTCCCCGTCCTGCTGATCGGTGGTTGCGCCgtcgcggccgcgcgcgcgggagggggaaATCGCGTATCATACGGAGATTCCCGCGTGCGACGCGCTCTGATTTTCATCTGGATCGATCGTTGCAGCAGCAAGCAAACCGGCCGGTGCTGCTGCGTGTACCAACCCAGCGATCGATGCGGTGCATGGCCCAGCTCGATCACGTCCCCGGCCGGTTGCACTGATGAATGCTTCGAAATCGGAATCACCTTGCAACCGTGCAACGGAGTATATTGCAGCTAGATCTTTTGTGTGTACATGCAACAGATGTGTCATGTGTTTCCGATCTATCTCCGGCCCGGACATTAACCTAGCTTGTGCAAGGTGATCGAAGTACGGACGTACGCTGGACCCGGTTGCCCGCCTGATATACCTTCTGCACGGGTAAAGAATTTAGCTAGTTCGGGTAAAAAACGGAGTGGTACTACTACTGCTCTGAATTCTCTCTTGATTTGCACGTACGGGCATAAGAGGTAGTACGTGGATGGAATATTTTTACAGCAGAAACCTCGGCAAAGCAGGCGCAATTTTTACTGCTAAACTCAGTAGCTCAGCTAGTACTAGTAGCAGACGTACTATTTCAGAATTCAATACTGTTCAGAGATCGATCGCGCCGTATCAGAATGACTGAATTACAGCGAGAATTACGGCATGTTACGTTTCTCTTCTTGACGTGAGAACGAATTAGGGGGTAGAGGTTTTGTAACGAGCTAGACAAACAACGGCCTCACCAGTTCATCACCACCCCCGTACGTGCACTGCTGCACATGCATATGCTTAAAAGGTTTTTTCTTCCACACATGCACGGACACGGATGCGCGCGAGCGGTTGCACAACAGCACAAGTGGAGATGTGGGGTGGCCTGTGGCTACCACCGTTGAAAACTTGAAGCCGAGGCGCGACCCCTGCACAGACTACAGTCGCGGACTCGCGGTACGCGCAGCGCGCgcgctctgctgctgctgctgccaccgcACCGCGCGCGCGTTTTACTCTTGTCTCTCACTCGCGTCTCGGCGTTGCCGCCCCGGGTGTCCCGTACGATCGAGCGCGCGTACGTGCGCGCGAgcgcgagcgcgcggcggccgtggcgcgcACGGCGCGCGCCCACGTGAGGTCGGGGAAGGAAGGAACGGCACGCCGCACGTACgtggacgcgcgcgcgcgcgggcggggcggtcGACCGCGATCCGGAGCCCCCGGACGCGATGTTCCGCGCGCGGCTCGTTCGTCCGGCCGCGACAGGTCAATGCAAGCGAGTGCGCGGCCGCGGTTGCCCGTTCCGTCACGGAGCGGCCGGCGCCTAAGCCGTGCCCATATGCTGCGGCACTCTTATGCAGATTGGGGCGTAGCTAATTAGGAATTAGAGTAGATGTCACGGTGCGAAGCGTACAATGAACGAGGTTCGATGTAAAATTTGATCGTCAAATTGCTACGGCCCTTGCGATCGATCGACACGATGCATGGCATGTATAATAGAACGGCGGAATAAGATGGACAACAGATAGCGGCGATGACTTGTATTGGAACATGGTTACATCTAGTTATAGGTAATTTACCTTCAGGTATTTACAATCTTATACCCTCTACATATCACTATACAGAATTGATGCAGATGGACGCACACATAGAATCGAAGCCCCTTGTCTAGGGAagctcaaaattttgataactaaCTTATGAGAAGTCAATGGGTGAGAATTTTGATAAGCTGGTTTTTTCAACCTTTACCTTCTAACTTATTTTCTAAATTCCACGTAACTACATTAATTCCCGTTTTGCACAATTTCAGACTCGAGAATTTTTAGATCGGGGTGTCTCTAGCTCCATTAATTCGTGGATCTGGGGATAGCATTAATAATATTTGGATAAATCGTTTTGTTCTCATTTTATGaaacatataaaattttaaaccagtataatttacatataaatttcaaatataacaTGGATATGAGATCTGGAGTTATACTAATTAAAGAGAACCtagatatattttcaaattttgaataaaaatatAGAGCGTTTGAAAAGCTAAGTCTGCAGGTGAAAGAAACTTAAATTTCAGTATTTTCTCCCGTTCAAATTGGAACATGCATGTGATCGATCTGTTGAGCATCAAAATCTGCTACTACGGTTTGTCCATTTGCCATCTAGCTAGTAGGTTAGTACGTGTACGTATTACTTTGATATCGTCTACGTATACACGTAGATTTTGCTCACAACAATATTGAAGACACGCGAGTACCGACACCCCACCACTAtacagtacgtacgtacgttacGTATGCACTGCGGCAAGGTTGTCAAAGGTGGCGTACGTAGAACAAGTTCTACGCGTGCAAGTGGGCATGCATACATAAAAAACCAAGCCAGAACACAGCACAGTACCATCAGAAAAATTGATACAAGAAATTGACAAATATATCCATGCACTCATCAATGGTTTCTTCGTAGATCCATTTTAAATTTCAGTTTACTTATGCTTGTACTGTACTTCTGCTACCAAGCAAGAAAACAATGACAAAACAAGCGGCAggtcaatcgatcgatcgagatcgttgtagctagctagctcaagattaattaaaacccTAATCAATCAGCTAATGATCAATCCATCCAATGCACCTTGGAGTTAGTACACCAGTAGCAGAGAATTAAAGCCACCGTTtagctagttaattaattaatctctcaTCGATCGGCCTATCTTTCTGTGCCCGTGAGaagacaataataataataataataataataataataataataataataataataataataataataataataataataataataataataataataataataaaacttCCAAACATGATCCCACTGCTAGCTGCTGCATCTGTATGGTTGGGTAGATCCGAGGCGCCCGATGTCGCCGCACGGGCGCACGCGCGATGCTCGCCGCTCGATTTCcgctccgcgccggccgccgcccggggCGCGCGACGccgtgttttttttctcttttttccttgTTCTTGAGGCGCGCGCTCCGGCGAGTCGTCGACCGTCGGTGTGGTCCGGATCCCGAGCATGCACGGCGCCGCTTCTGGCCGCGTCTGCCCGGGCGGACTCAGACTTTTGCAGCCCATCGTTTGGCTGTTCGGCGGAATAACCCAAacgatatactcccttcgtccacaAAAGTTATACATATTTTACATTTAAATTTTTCCAATAAGCTATttctatttgtagtctttatatATTCAGAACTTAAATGAAGAGTTTTATTAGAAGCCAaagagtcatctaaatactcattggttgtaTGTTTGCATTCACTCattgattttgtaacatccaagGTGATTTAATTTTTCCCTAGTTTTGGTGTCAaaagtaagagcaagtttaatagtatagtcaactgttggctccaaatcatctataactagtctaatagcccattcatacaatagttaactataaaaatatactacaccattaatacttGGTCCCACATCTCATACACataacgtcttggagtccgtcttgcagccggctacaaatctatatcccgctttcttctctctcttcctttttttctcgatatgtggttatagctggtttgtagcttgctattgtacctgctctaatatgCGTAACTTTTGTGAATAAAGTGagtatttacaaataaaaaaataatttatgaataactacttttatatacgtgttctcaACGATATAAAAACAAAggctaaaaataaactacgatgaaaaagtctaaaattaaattcaaatttaaagctataaatttaaattttagctgataagtataagtataagtgaAAAGATTAGGCCATTGAACTTTGGCAAAATTGGTTCTATGGCATCGAAAGTACTCGATTTTGGTTACATAGCACTAAAAGTTTATGGTTCATTTTAATAGCACTCAAAACTGGAACCGTTACTATTTTTAGCATTCCGTCAGCAGTTCGTCTCCTCACCCCATCCTACATCTGTCTTGTTCCTCCTGCACTCTCCCTCCTATGGTTGACCACTCTTCGATTCAAGGCAGCAGGTGAGCTCGACCACGACAGTATAGCGCTGAGCGAGTTGGAGCCTTGGATGGTGGCTGGTTCTGGCAAGCTAGAGGCGGCGGCTCTTGACTTGGGTCAGCAGACAACGGATCCAGGGCAAGGAGGAGCGGGTCGGTACTCAGGCGAGCCCGCGACGAGCGCGAGGGTGGTGCTTCGGGGGCCGATGGATGAGCTCAAGAGCAGCATATCGGAGCGAGCTCAAGGGTGCCGATAATAATCTGGAGGACGTTGCTTCGCTTCGGGCATTCATGGATCGGATGACGCATCTAGGAGAGAGACCGAGAGCAGTGCGCGCGGACGAACTCGGAAGCGGCACAGCCGCATTTGAACAAGCTCTAGCATGGCGGAATGGCAGATGAGATCGATCGACGATGGCGCTGTCCGGGCAAAGCTAGAGCCTAGAAAGTGGATAGATCACACCTAGCAAGCGCGGACGAACACAGTGGCTTGCGGATGATCAGCTTGTGAGGCTGGGCTCACGTACGTATTACATGACGAGCTTGTGGAGCCAGCATCGATCCTGTGTTCGCACCATGACTGACCGCTCTGAGCTCCTGTACGACTACTGTTTGGAGGTGACAAGCAAGAGGAAGAGGGCCACCATTGGGGTTTGATTTAGTTTTTTGTTGAAGAATAATactaattagaaaataaaactaACGGAAGTTTGGACGGAATGCTAAAAAGAAGCAACGGATGTAACTTCCGATGCTATCAAAATGAGATGTGAACTTTGGATGCTATAAAATCAAAATGGACAACTTTCAATGCTCCAGAACCAATTTTGTCTTGAACTTCTGTGTGTTGATCCGTGCTAGTCTAGCTCGTGACCACTCGTCACTACTGGCGTTGCTGAATTCCGGTACCAAAGCTTTCTCGTGCTTGACATGTCGCGGACGTAGCAGTACTGTGCTCTGCACTGCAGGCTTGTGCATGGCCGTTGACTCTGTTGCTCACTCCACTGTTGCCGACATCGAACGAGAGTAATAGCATTATTAcgtcaaaaatatattttttacgtcaaaaaaaagaacaatagcATTACACGGGCCCAGTCGAGCGCGGCTCAGTGAGGCAGAGTAGTACTGGGCCTGAAAAGTTTGTGGCCCAGTATGCGTGTAGTCTTGGGCTCTAACGTAGCATTGCTGCTTCACTGGGTCTTGGATAGTTGGACTGGAAGGACTGTCAGAGCTTGAGAGGATGGGGTGATTGTTATCAGATGAGACGCCTTCTCCCTTTGCAAATTTGATACTGTATCCGAGTGTGTGTGCTGAAACATGAGCATTGCCATGAAAGCTGAGAGATTTGTCCAGTATTCAACTGTTGATGGTTCTGAAACTGATCCTCGAGGGTGTAAAATGTGGTGATTAGTGATTTTTTGTTGCTTGCTTGCAGACAGTGAGACGCTCCCGTGGTTGAGTTTTACTGGACGAAATCATGATGTACTACGACAAGGGAAAGAAGCACCACCCTGAAATTGATCAAATGGTGGGTTAGTGTTATTTAATGTTCTATGACTAAAAATGAGTATTTTGCCATTTAGGTTGGGGCAATGACTCCTATTGTTTTTATcaatatctattatattattaagacagctcgaAAAGAAGACATCACGTTCGATGTAGAGGCTAGAAAATCCCACgttaattggagaaaaagaaaaaatattagcCATTAGATCTTGATACCTCTAGATTTTAGTGGTTGAGATTGATGGAATATATACGTAGAgaaaaaatttacataaatcCTATTAGGAGTCCACACTGACAAATACTAGATGTATAAGCACAAAATTCAACTTTGTATTGGATCCGGACTCCTTTCACATGGGGCTGTTTAGCGTGTGAAACGGACATGGACTTAATTAATGGATCGTGTTATCCTTAAAGCAACCAACTGAGCAAACATAAACCTGAATCCACAAGAAAACGCTCATACAACTACATACACGGGTTACTGTATATCAGTATATGTTGCCATTCAATCTTTCAAGGTGATTATGTTGctaggaattttttttctattagtaAACAATGCATTTATATATGGTTTCTAATAGTAGAAATTTTAAGAGTTTTGTAACTTTTTTCATGCTAGAATTTTTGTTAAGTGAAAAAAGAAACTCAGAAGTATTATTATACTAGAAAAATTGCCcgtacgttgcaacgggtgaagactattttaattataaattatCACGTTAATCGAAGAATAAAATCCAAGCCGTTAGACTGTGGTAGAACCAAATTAGAACGGTGAAGATTGATAACATAAATACATGTAATATAATTGTATCTTTAGTACTAAACAATGGTACATAGAGTACAGTGACAGCGTTTGATGAGACttctaaatattataaaaatgaaatctAACaaaacaataaactctaaaatctaCAAGGTCCAAATTTTAAAGGTTCAGGACTTCTAAAATGTAAgtaaaaaaaccaatgataataatgttcgattttaacatctcaatgacaataaagagaagagggaGCATGCGAGCCATAGAAGAGTACATTGGCAAAGCCGCTAATGGTTTGGCGGgattttctagaaaataaaaaaacctaaacagtaattatgttcgatttttaaaattccaatgacaataaaaagaggAGGCAGCAGACAGACTGTAGAAGAGTATAGTGGCAGCGTTTGatgagacttctaaaaattataaaaatgaaactcaacgagacaataaactctaaaaactaaacgagacaat
The Oryza sativa Japonica Group chromosome 6, ASM3414082v1 DNA segment above includes these coding regions:
- the LOC4341882 gene encoding auxin response factor 18; this translates as MITFVDSAAKERERESDKCLDPQLWHACAGGMVQMPPVSSKVYYFPQGHAEHAQGHGPVEFPGGRVPALVLCRVAGVRFMADPDTDEVFAKIRLVPVRANEQGYAGDADDGIGAAAAAAAQEEKPASFAKTLTQSDANNGGGFSVPRYCAETIFPRLDYSADPPVQTVLAKDVHGVVWKFRHIYRGTPRRHLLTTGWSTFVNQKKLVAGDSIVFMRTENGDLCVGIRRAKKGGVGGPEFLPPPPPPPPTPAAGGNYGGFSMFLRGDDDGNKMAAAARGKVRARVRPEEVVEAANLAVSGQPFEVVYYPRASTPEFCVKAGAVRAAMRTQWFAGMRFKMAFETEDSSRISWFMGTVSAVQVADPIRWPNSPWRLLQVSWDEPDLLQNVKRVSPWLVELVSNMPAIHLAPFSPPRKKLCVPLYPELPIDGQFPTPMFHGNPLARGVGPMCYFPDGTPAGIQGARHAQFGISLSDLHLNKLQSSLSPHGLHQLDHGMQPRIAAGLIIGHPAARDDISCLLTIGSPQNNKKSDGKKAPAQLMLFGKPILTEQQISLGDAASVDVKKSSSDGNAENTVNKSNSDVSSPRSNQNGTTDNLSCGGVPLCQDNKVLDVGLETGHCKVFMQSEDVGRTLDLSVVGSYEELYRRLADMFGIEKAELMSHVFYRDAAGALKHTGDEPFSEFTKTARRLNILTDTSGDNLAR